The following proteins are co-located in the Clostridiales bacterium genome:
- the ruvA gene encoding Holliday junction branch migration protein RuvA, whose product MFHYIKGVAAMRFEGGIVIETGGIGYEIFVPDNSPVYLAESGQTVMIYTVMAVREDDVSLYGFHDKETLELFKKLITVNGVGAKAAMSILSIMPAGEIKKAIVFEDAAALTKANGIGKKIAQRITLELKDKMGAVGGLAEAAEKTVSDSGKTEAINALISLGYSRSEAITALAEVSEEHLSVEEYIKRALKGIGR is encoded by the coding sequence ATGTTTCACTATATCAAAGGCGTGGCAGCAATGCGGTTCGAAGGCGGAATCGTCATCGAAACAGGCGGTATCGGTTATGAGATCTTTGTTCCCGATAATTCTCCCGTCTACCTTGCAGAAAGCGGCCAAACTGTAATGATTTATACCGTCATGGCTGTCAGGGAGGACGATGTCAGTCTTTACGGCTTTCATGACAAGGAAACACTAGAGCTTTTTAAAAAGCTTATTACAGTAAATGGGGTGGGAGCAAAGGCAGCCATGTCCATCCTGTCGATCATGCCAGCGGGAGAAATCAAAAAGGCAATCGTCTTTGAAGATGCAGCAGCTTTAACAAAAGCAAACGGAATCGGTAAAAAAATTGCACAGCGAATTACGCTTGAATTGAAAGATAAGATGGGTGCTGTAGGCGGACTTGCAGAAGCAGCTGAAAAAACTGTTTCAGACTCGGGAAAAACGGAAGCAATCAACGCGCTGATCAGCCTTGGCTATAGCAGAAGCGAGGCGATTACTGCCCTTGCTGAAGTCAGTGAGGAGCATCTTTCTGTAGAAGAATACATAAAGAGGGCATTGAAAGGGATAGGAAGATAA
- the ruvC gene encoding crossover junction endodeoxyribonuclease RuvC: MRILGIDPGYAILGYGIVDMKGNRFSVCGYGAITTDSSMEMPDRLKHLYTNLMDIIQEFEPDVVSIEELFFNTNSKTAILVGQARGVAILACANSGLEIREYTPLEIKMGLAGYGRAEKKQIQFMVKTILNLNEVPKPDDTADALAAAICHGNCAGHLSKVERYKALGK; encoded by the coding sequence ATGAGAATACTTGGAATTGACCCGGGCTATGCGATATTGGGCTACGGGATCGTAGATATGAAGGGCAATCGTTTTTCCGTTTGCGGATATGGAGCGATTACAACGGATTCCTCCATGGAAATGCCCGATCGGTTGAAACATTTGTACACGAACCTAATGGATATTATTCAGGAATTTGAACCTGATGTGGTATCCATTGAGGAACTGTTCTTTAATACCAACTCAAAGACGGCAATTCTTGTTGGACAAGCGAGAGGCGTTGCCATACTGGCGTGTGCGAACTCTGGTCTTGAGATCAGAGAATATACTCCTTTAGAGATTAAAATGGGTCTCGCAGGGTATGGAAGAGCAGAAAAAAAGCAAATTCAGTTTATGGTAAAGACGATACTGAATCTGAATGAAGTTCCAAAGCCTGACGATACCGCGGATGCACTTGCAGCTGCCATCTGTCATGGCAATTGTGCGGGACATTTAAGCAAAGTTGAGCGCTACAAGGCACTTGGCAAATAA
- a CDS encoding arginine repressor, translated as MRYSRQNKILDIINSHEVETQERLVSLLRKSGYKVTQATISRDIKELQLVKTLSSSGKYKYTVGASVDQPISDRYIKIFKETIQTVAYSGNIIVVKTLSGCANAAAEAIDTLGIPNVVGSIAGDNTIFIVVNDPSNVSSLVNRFNEMIR; from the coding sequence ATGAGATATTCTAGGCAAAACAAGATACTGGATATTATAAACTCGCACGAGGTTGAAACACAGGAAAGACTGGTATCCCTGCTAAGAAAAAGTGGGTACAAGGTAACCCAGGCTACCATTTCCAGAGACATCAAAGAGCTGCAGCTGGTAAAAACACTTTCTTCATCAGGGAAATACAAATATACTGTCGGCGCAAGTGTAGATCAACCCATATCGGACAGATATATTAAAATTTTTAAGGAAACCATACAAACCGTGGCTTATTCCGGCAATATTATCGTGGTAAAGACGCTAAGCGGTTGCGCTAACGCTGCCGCAGAGGCAATCGATACCCTTGGAATTCCTAATGTCGTCGGAAGTATCGCAGGCGACAACACGATCTTTATCGTGGTCAATGATCCTTCCAATGTATCTTCACTTGTTAACAGGTTTAACGAAATGATCAGATAA